A DNA window from Candidatus Methanoperedens sp. contains the following coding sequences:
- a CDS encoding PGF-pre-PGF domain-containing protein → MNKLVLFVIVLQVLSLTVSAQKNSSVNNSSELVEKGNSIEKVAASIGLAPSSDPNGPYTGTEGSPVSFDGSKSSDPDGSIKSYFWDFGDGNTSISNKPKHVYIQNGVYTVSLKVTDNSGLSNTGTTVAIIEEKKIKADFMGTPRTGLEPLNVTFTDSSESYDGITSWKWDFNNDGKIDSTIKNPTYKFTAGKYTVALTVCETDGDCDTRKKTNYITASTTKQKKIVPSSAPNGPYTGTEGSPVSFDGSKSFDPDGIIKSYSWNFGDGNISNTKNPEHTYIQNGTYTVSLEVTDNDGLNATNTTTAIIARANNKPVSNFSAIPTSGLEPLNVTFTDSSGSYDGITSWKWDFDNDGKTDSTVQNPMHGYAAGTYTVALTVCETDGDCDTRTRTDYINATIKDTIKPVITITYPSNGQAFTTSSIRVSGTIDNTTEVSKVEVKVGNEFWVLAPVNTSWTVPSMNLSAGSNRITARATDNSSNIYETSVNVTYSLPDNTPVNTGGGSNAAWGGGGGGPSGENISNIELIEKYDLPISRNVTTFYRFTHAKNPVMFVNITGNTTMGIITASGEVLKGTSTLVKTPPDGLVYKNFNIWVGTSGFATPRNIKEAFIRFRVDNTWMSANNIAGSDLILMRWNGDSWVGLETRVLSKDDTNTFFEGKTYEFSPFAITTKETGMKSIDKENVPVPEILQQSAVKAPDNDKNSSQPAQAANTTTASSGKSTWSTILILLIINIIAVIMYYRWVKK, encoded by the coding sequence ATGAATAAATTAGTTTTATTTGTTATTGTTCTTCAGGTACTTTCACTGACTGTAAGTGCCCAGAAAAATTCATCGGTAAATAATAGCTCTGAACTGGTAGAAAAAGGCAATTCGATTGAAAAAGTCGCTGCCAGTATCGGACTGGCTCCCTCTTCAGACCCGAACGGGCCTTATACGGGAACTGAAGGTTCTCCGGTATCTTTTGACGGTTCGAAATCATCTGATCCGGATGGAAGCATAAAATCCTATTTCTGGGATTTTGGTGATGGAAATACCAGTATTTCAAATAAACCAAAACACGTTTATATCCAAAATGGAGTATACACTGTTTCCCTTAAAGTAACAGATAATTCAGGTCTCAGTAACACAGGTACAACTGTTGCAATAATAGAAGAAAAAAAAATAAAAGCGGATTTCATGGGAACTCCAAGAACCGGGTTAGAGCCTTTGAACGTAACGTTCACAGATTCCTCGGAATCTTATGATGGAATTACATCCTGGAAATGGGATTTCAATAACGATGGAAAAATAGATAGCACAATAAAGAACCCAACATATAAATTCACAGCAGGTAAATATACTGTTGCACTGACAGTGTGCGAAACAGACGGGGATTGCGATACCAGGAAGAAAACCAATTACATAACTGCCAGTACCACTAAACAAAAAAAAATTGTTCCCTCTTCAGCCCCGAACGGACCTTACACAGGAACTGAAGGTTCCCCGGTATCTTTTGATGGTTCAAAATCCTTTGATCCTGATGGAATTATAAAATCTTATTCCTGGAATTTTGGCGATGGAAATATTAGCAATACAAAAAATCCAGAGCACACTTATATTCAGAATGGAACATATACTGTTTCCCTTGAAGTAACAGATAATGATGGTCTCAATGCCACAAACACAACAACTGCAATAATAGCACGGGCAAATAACAAGCCAGTTTCGAATTTCAGCGCAATACCAACGAGCGGGTTAGAACCATTGAATGTAACATTCACAGATTCCTCCGGATCTTATGATGGAATTACATCCTGGAAATGGGATTTCGATAATGACGGAAAAACAGATAGCACAGTACAGAACCCAATGCATGGATATGCGGCAGGTACCTATACTGTTGCCCTGACAGTATGCGAAACCGATGGGGATTGCGATACCAGGACAAGGACGGATTATATTAATGCGACAATAAAGGACACCATAAAACCAGTTATTACAATCACATACCCTTCAAACGGCCAGGCATTTACGACTTCTTCTATAAGGGTTAGCGGAACAATAGATAATACTACAGAAGTGAGCAAGGTAGAAGTAAAGGTCGGAAATGAATTCTGGGTATTAGCACCTGTAAACACCTCATGGACAGTTCCTTCTATGAATCTCTCAGCAGGATCGAACAGGATCACGGCAAGAGCTACGGATAATTCAAGTAACATATATGAAACGTCAGTGAATGTTACGTATTCTCTGCCGGACAATACACCCGTAAATACCGGTGGTGGAAGTAATGCCGCATGGGGAGGTGGTGGAGGTGGTCCGTCCGGAGAGAACATATCCAATATTGAGCTGATCGAAAAATATGACCTGCCGATATCCAGGAATGTAACCACATTTTACAGATTTACGCATGCGAAGAATCCTGTAATGTTCGTCAATATAACGGGCAACACCACCATGGGTATAATAACGGCCTCAGGGGAAGTATTGAAAGGTACTTCTACCCTTGTTAAAACTCCGCCGGACGGTCTTGTTTATAAGAACTTCAATATCTGGGTGGGAACATCGGGCTTTGCAACACCCAGGAACATTAAGGAAGCTTTCATCAGATTCAGGGTAGATAATACCTGGATGAGCGCTAACAATATTGCAGGCAGCGATCTCATTTTGATGAGATGGAACGGAGATAGCTGGGTAGGACTTGAAACCAGGGTATTGTCAAAAGACGATACAAACACATTCTTTGAAGGAAAAACATATGAATTCTCACCGTTTGCAATAACTACGAAGGAAACCGGGATGAAATCCATCGATAAAGAGAATGTACCAGTTCCTGAAATCCTGCAGCAGTCCGCTGTCAAAGCGCCGGATAATGATAAAAATTCATCGCAACCTGCACAGGCAGCCAACACCACCACAGCATCTTCAGGGAAATCCACGTGGTCTACAATATTGATCTTATTAATTATCAATATTATAGCGGTTATAATGTACTATCGGTGGGTAAAAAAATAA
- a CDS encoding PGF-pre-PGF domain-containing protein has translation MNLKIILLLLVIMLSNLVPAVSATIVSSTGNTIENLTDAYTDGYTLAGKYNDEFNQGVLDTSRWEWIRENRSAWWMSSWYLGMNITNTSLYQGTATSPLLLQNYGGEDITIISKQWFNPITSVENAGIIIYANDDNFVNAQYFIIGGVRKVVIQKEDNNLGNSTATTVTLSQPHYIKLVKAGTNYSLYYSNDTKTWTYSASVNHPGTMTKIGYVTGGAPSNHPVYYDAFVTDNFITTGNLTSVFNAGFGGVIKSTLFMYTNASDSHIDGYASKDNITWTLLQTDMPNNTYYTIPPEIQNRTVYVRAVLRGTSTSTPVLQQITAQSGVTPIPPRSDDFNSPALNTTLWEVIDPAGDSKFTMEGKDTADAFLNITVPCCVTHAPFTTNNAPRIMQEVSNVDFEIEAKFQSLLTEQHQEQGFIIEESPGNYIRIDFNGDGNNLKSYAGTFRNNVATQGYNTLIHSEFSQPVPLYLRVNRSGNNWSYRYSYNGVTWTNVTNFTYDMNVAKVGVFIGNENTIASLTPKFTGNIDYFFNTASPIIPEDIPDTTPPVINVWYGLNQRFGHLGTPQTWINILGNVSDSSSAVVALNYSLNNGATHQLVLGKDNLRLENINDFNIEEGYTNFSCGSNHIDLSANDSAGNVNNTRVNINYTCGIDWPMPYTVDWSTVSDIQDVAQVVDGQWVINNGKATPVPGYDRIIAMGNMAWKNYTVTVPITLNSAMTVPGANFGIVMRWKEHVFWSPRGAYPREGWYPLGAIAGYFNNTKSFGGNRLALLGNKMILFANDTTATQLEVGSTYNFKVSAQTAGINQVFSLKVWKQGTQEPANWTVSGNAPAGALTQGSVLFTSYYSDVSFGNVAITNLDTQAKIPPSSNPNGSYTGMEGKAVYFDGSKSFDPDGNIMSYYWDFGDGNSSIGMSTTHIYAQNGTYTVSLKVTDNDGLNAINSTKAVIADKNPVPNFTGTPTTGPAPLNILFTDSSTSYDGIVSWSWDFTNDGTPDSNLPNPSHSYPAGTYTVALTVCENDGDCNTEIKTNYITATSGDIVKPVISITYPANGQILNTSSIIVSGTSSGDVAMNNVDVKIREGAWQRATGTASWTIHATLSPGLNTIYARANDTSGNSNETSIIVTYDVTAPSGVTGLANITYAQNYINWTWFDPDEPDFDHVEVYLNGLFKSNITKGIRSYNATGLTSATSYTIGLKSVDISGNVNSSMVNHTARTVRNTITSSVNLTGNNISKPIILENQALIDITANNSSVSGYITLTADTNITRLNGSVNIANSTSGIQAGGKALNRYVEIDSTGINKSNISSVNLTMFYTDEDISGLDENTLKVYWWNGSIWKPLDPKGKDYSNENGPIVIDIRRNQTANKLTVQLNHFSTFALAGTPSTPPNTPCNYCSSGSSGGGGGGGGSSGESASNIELIEKYDMQISKDVTTSYRFTHVKNPVMFVNITGNTSLGIITVSEEVLKSTSSLVKIPPGGLVYKNINIWVGTSGYATPKNIKEASIKFRVDNTWMSANGVASSDIVLVKWNGDSWIELETSVLSGDDTNTFFEGKTNAFSPFAIAVKMGGVAVEAPSVEITQQIKAKAPDNNENSSQPAKTAINTWIAPSGVPTWSAILIILVIIIILVAMYFRWMKK, from the coding sequence ATGAATCTGAAAATAATCCTATTGCTATTGGTAATAATGTTAAGTAACTTAGTTCCGGCAGTATCAGCAACAATTGTAAGTTCAACAGGCAACACAATCGAAAACCTTACAGATGCATATACAGACGGTTACACTTTAGCAGGCAAATACAATGACGAATTTAACCAGGGGGTTCTGGATACTTCAAGATGGGAATGGATAAGAGAGAATAGAAGTGCATGGTGGATGAGTTCATGGTATCTGGGAATGAATATCACGAACACATCATTATACCAGGGCACAGCCACCTCACCCTTATTATTACAAAATTACGGGGGAGAAGATATAACCATTATTTCAAAACAATGGTTCAACCCAATTACATCAGTGGAGAACGCTGGAATAATAATATATGCGAATGATGATAATTTTGTAAATGCACAGTATTTCATTATTGGCGGTGTAAGAAAGGTAGTAATCCAGAAAGAGGATAATAATTTAGGGAATTCTACTGCCACAACAGTCACTTTATCCCAACCACACTATATAAAATTAGTAAAAGCCGGGACAAATTACAGTTTATATTATAGCAATGATACGAAAACATGGACTTATTCTGCAAGTGTTAACCACCCTGGTACAATGACTAAAATAGGTTATGTAACCGGGGGTGCGCCCTCTAATCACCCGGTTTATTATGATGCATTTGTGACTGATAATTTTATCACCACAGGCAACCTCACATCAGTATTTAATGCAGGGTTCGGAGGAGTAATAAAATCCACTTTATTCATGTATACAAATGCAAGCGACTCTCATATAGATGGATATGCAAGCAAGGATAATATCACATGGACACTTTTGCAAACCGACATGCCTAATAATACTTATTATACAATACCCCCTGAGATCCAGAACCGGACCGTATATGTGAGAGCAGTATTAAGGGGGACCAGCACCTCAACCCCGGTACTTCAACAGATCACAGCCCAATCCGGGGTCACGCCGATACCACCCAGGTCTGATGATTTTAATAGCCCTGCTCTTAACACTACTTTATGGGAGGTAATTGACCCGGCCGGTGATTCAAAATTTACTATGGAAGGTAAAGATACTGCCGATGCATTCCTGAATATCACTGTCCCATGTTGTGTGACACATGCACCATTTACCACAAACAATGCGCCAAGAATAATGCAGGAGGTAAGTAATGTTGACTTTGAAATAGAAGCAAAATTCCAGTCCTTATTAACCGAACAACACCAGGAGCAAGGATTCATAATTGAGGAATCACCTGGAAATTACATACGCATAGACTTTAATGGTGATGGCAACAATCTAAAAAGCTATGCAGGAACCTTTCGTAATAACGTAGCCACTCAAGGATATAACACTCTTATCCATTCAGAATTTTCCCAGCCCGTGCCTTTATATTTAAGGGTAAATCGGTCAGGCAATAATTGGTCATACAGATATTCATATAATGGCGTAACATGGACTAATGTGACCAACTTCACATATGATATGAATGTGGCAAAGGTAGGGGTGTTTATAGGAAATGAGAATACAATTGCATCCCTGACGCCAAAATTTACAGGCAACATTGATTATTTTTTCAATACTGCCTCGCCAATAATCCCGGAGGATATTCCAGATACTACCCCACCTGTAATTAATGTCTGGTACGGACTTAACCAGAGATTTGGTCACTTAGGCACACCCCAGACATGGATTAATATCCTGGGTAATGTATCAGACTCATCATCTGCCGTAGTTGCACTCAATTATTCATTGAATAATGGAGCAACTCATCAACTTGTGCTTGGTAAGGATAACCTGAGATTAGAAAATATAAATGACTTCAATATAGAAGAAGGCTACACAAATTTTAGCTGTGGCAGCAATCATATTGACCTGAGTGCCAATGACAGCGCCGGAAATGTAAATAACACAAGAGTCAACATCAATTATACTTGTGGGATTGATTGGCCTATGCCTTATACAGTGGACTGGTCAACCGTATCGGACATCCAGGATGTTGCACAGGTCGTGGACGGGCAATGGGTTATTAACAATGGGAAAGCAACTCCGGTCCCTGGATATGATCGAATAATCGCTATGGGCAATATGGCCTGGAAAAATTATACAGTAACTGTTCCCATAACATTAAACTCTGCAATGACTGTTCCGGGTGCAAACTTCGGGATAGTCATGAGGTGGAAAGAGCATGTATTCTGGAGTCCCCGTGGTGCGTATCCAAGGGAAGGATGGTATCCATTGGGGGCGATCGCAGGATACTTTAATAATACTAAATCATTCGGGGGTAATAGATTAGCACTTCTCGGAAATAAAATGATCTTATTTGCAAATGATACAACAGCAACGCAATTAGAGGTTGGATCAACATACAATTTTAAAGTAAGTGCGCAGACTGCTGGCATAAATCAGGTATTTTCATTAAAGGTATGGAAGCAGGGGACGCAAGAGCCTGCGAACTGGACAGTTAGCGGAAATGCACCTGCCGGGGCATTAACACAGGGGTCAGTACTGTTTACTTCATATTATTCTGACGTAAGCTTTGGCAATGTCGCTATAACGAACCTGGACACCCAGGCAAAGATTCCTCCCTCCTCAAATCCCAATGGGTCTTATACAGGCATGGAAGGAAAAGCAGTTTACTTTGACGGTTCAAAATCATTCGATCCTGATGGAAACATAATGTCCTATTATTGGGACTTCGGTGACGGGAATAGCAGTATAGGTATGAGTACAACTCATATCTACGCCCAGAACGGGACATACACTGTCTCCCTTAAAGTAACTGATAATGATGGTCTCAATGCCATAAATTCAACTAAGGCTGTAATAGCAGATAAAAACCCCGTCCCGAACTTTACCGGAACACCAACAACAGGACCGGCACCATTGAATATCTTATTTACGGATTCATCCACATCCTATGACGGTATTGTTTCATGGAGCTGGGATTTCACTAATGATGGAACACCTGACAGCAATTTACCTAACCCATCCCATTCGTATCCCGCAGGCACATATACAGTTGCACTGACAGTTTGTGAGAATGACGGGGACTGCAATACGGAAATAAAAACAAATTACATTACTGCGACATCAGGAGATATCGTAAAACCGGTTATTTCAATTACATATCCGGCTAACGGCCAGATACTCAATACTTCATCTATCATTGTAAGCGGAACTTCTTCTGGTGACGTTGCTATGAATAATGTAGATGTTAAAATCAGAGAAGGAGCATGGCAGAGAGCTACTGGTACTGCATCGTGGACTATCCATGCCACCCTTTCACCAGGTTTAAATACAATATATGCCAGGGCTAACGATACTTCCGGGAATTCCAATGAAACATCAATAATAGTAACCTATGATGTAACCGCTCCTTCCGGCGTGACAGGACTGGCCAATATTACCTACGCGCAAAACTACATCAACTGGACCTGGTTTGATCCTGATGAACCTGATTTTGATCATGTTGAAGTCTATCTAAACGGCTTATTCAAATCAAATATCACAAAAGGGATACGATCCTATAATGCTACCGGCCTCACATCCGCTACTTCATATACGATCGGCCTGAAATCCGTAGATATCTCCGGCAATGTAAATTCATCAATGGTCAATCATACCGCAAGGACTGTGCGAAATACAATTACTTCATCTGTAAACCTCACAGGAAATAACATTTCAAAGCCAATAATATTAGAGAACCAGGCATTAATAGATATAACAGCAAACAATTCTTCTGTTAGCGGATATATAACATTGACAGCTGATACGAATATCACACGCCTGAATGGGAGTGTAAACATTGCGAACTCAACATCTGGCATCCAGGCAGGTGGAAAAGCTCTTAACAGATATGTCGAAATAGATTCTACAGGTATAAATAAATCGAATATATCTTCTGTTAACCTGACAATGTTTTATACGGATGAGGATATTTCAGGTCTGGATGAAAATACCCTGAAGGTATATTGGTGGAATGGGTCCATATGGAAGCCCCTGGATCCGAAAGGTAAGGATTATTCAAATGAAAATGGTCCTATTGTTATTGATATTAGAAGAAACCAAACAGCAAATAAACTAACTGTCCAGTTGAACCATTTTTCAACATTTGCTTTAGCAGGCACACCGTCCACTCCACCCAATACGCCATGTAATTATTGCAGCAGTGGAAGTTCGGGTGGAGGAGGCGGCGGAGGTGGTTCATCAGGAGAGAGCGCATCCAATATCGAGTTGATTGAAAAATACGACATGCAAATATCAAAGGATGTGACAACATCTTACAGGTTCACCCATGTGAAAAATCCTGTAATGTTCGTCAATATAACGGGCAACACCAGCCTTGGCATAATTACGGTCTCGGAGGAAGTATTGAAAAGTACTTCAAGCCTCGTTAAGATCCCGCCGGGTGGTCTTGTTTATAAGAACATCAATATCTGGGTGGGAACATCGGGCTATGCGACACCAAAGAACATAAAGGAAGCTTCCATCAAATTCAGGGTAGATAATACCTGGATGAGCGCCAATGGTGTTGCGAGCAGCGATATCGTCCTGGTAAAATGGAACGGAGATAGCTGGATAGAACTTGAAACCAGTGTATTATCAGGAGATGATACAAATACATTCTTTGAAGGAAAGACAAATGCATTTTCACCATTTGCTATAGCCGTGAAGATGGGTGGAGTTGCTGTAGAGGCACCCTCTGTTGAAATCACACAACAGATCAAGGCCAAAGCACCGGATAATAATGAAAATTCATCACAGCCTGCAAAAACAGCGATTAATACCTGGATTGCACCGTCAGGGGTACCGACATGGTCCGCAATACTGATTATATTAGTTATCATAATTATCCTGGTCGCAATGTACTTCAGGTGGATGAAAAAATAG
- a CDS encoding proline--tRNA ligase, whose translation MAETKDKDKYKTLQEKKPVLPAKSNFSEWYNELLLMAEIMDVRYPVKGLYVWFPFGFDVRKRTYAIIRELLDKDHKEALFPLLIPENEFMKEAEHIKGFENEVYWVTHGGKNELDVKLALRPTSETAIYPMYKVWVRSHADLPIKIYQVVNTFRYETKHTRPLIRLREITSFKEAHTVHATWDEAADQVKEATRIYQEFYRRLAIPTIVSKRPDWDKFPGADYTMAVDTLMPDNKTLQIGTAHHLGSNFAKTFDIKYEDINGEQVLAHQTCYGISERSIAALISLHGDDKGLVFPPEIAPIQVVIIPILFGKSDETLNACHDIAGRLKAKNIRVALDETDERPGAKYYKWEMKGVPLRVEIGPRDLKNNAATVVRRDTGNKENVPLIDIENEIEKRFFAIHESLFKKAREILEGRLIACTTIEEVKEKISNGIVKIPWCGVHECGLAMEEAVGAGILGVPEGEIGKGLGICPVCKKETENIAIMAKTY comes from the coding sequence GAACTACTTCTAATGGCGGAAATAATGGATGTTCGCTATCCTGTTAAAGGGCTTTATGTCTGGTTCCCGTTCGGGTTCGATGTACGAAAACGAACTTATGCGATAATACGTGAACTCCTGGATAAAGACCATAAGGAAGCTCTTTTTCCACTTCTGATCCCTGAAAACGAATTCATGAAGGAAGCGGAACACATTAAAGGTTTTGAAAATGAAGTTTACTGGGTCACACACGGCGGAAAGAACGAACTTGATGTAAAACTTGCTCTTCGCCCGACAAGTGAGACCGCTATTTATCCGATGTATAAAGTATGGGTGCGCTCACATGCGGACCTGCCCATCAAGATATACCAGGTCGTAAATACCTTCAGATATGAAACAAAGCACACGCGCCCGCTTATTCGTCTTCGTGAGATAACATCTTTTAAAGAAGCGCATACAGTTCATGCAACATGGGATGAAGCTGCTGATCAGGTAAAGGAAGCCACAAGGATCTACCAGGAGTTCTACAGGAGACTTGCAATCCCGACCATCGTATCAAAACGTCCGGACTGGGATAAATTCCCCGGCGCTGATTATACGATGGCAGTGGATACACTGATGCCGGATAACAAGACCCTGCAGATCGGAACAGCACATCACCTCGGAAGCAATTTCGCAAAAACATTTGATATCAAATACGAGGATATAAACGGCGAACAGGTGCTTGCGCACCAGACATGCTACGGGATCTCGGAACGAAGTATCGCAGCGTTAATATCATTACACGGGGACGATAAAGGACTTGTATTCCCGCCGGAGATAGCGCCCATCCAGGTCGTCATTATCCCGATATTATTCGGGAAGAGCGATGAGACATTGAATGCATGCCATGACATTGCAGGGAGATTAAAAGCAAAAAATATAAGGGTCGCCCTTGATGAAACCGACGAGCGCCCCGGAGCAAAATATTACAAATGGGAAATGAAAGGCGTCCCGCTAAGGGTCGAGATCGGCCCGCGCGACCTTAAGAATAATGCGGCCACAGTTGTTAGAAGGGACACCGGGAACAAGGAAAATGTACCTTTGATAGACATCGAAAATGAAATCGAAAAACGATTTTTCGCGATCCATGAAAGCCTGTTCAAGAAGGCCCGGGAGATCCTGGAAGGACGTTTGATCGCGTGTACGACCATTGAAGAAGTAAAAGAGAAGATCTCCAATGGGATCGTTAAGATACCGTGGTGCGGTGTTCATGAATGCGGGCTTGCTATGGAAGAAGCTGTTGGCGCAGGGATTTTAGGGGTACCTGAAGGTGAAATCGGGAAAGGACTCGGTATCTGTCCAGTATGTAAGAAAGAAACGGAAAATATTGCCATAATGGCAAAAACGTATTAG